Proteins from one Candidatus Sulfotelmatobacter sp. genomic window:
- a CDS encoding cation diffusion facilitator family transporter yields MSGHAGHEHGPSTGSPGRLKVALLATAAVFVVELLGGIRSGSLALLSDSAHVAMDVVALGIALAAAVQARRPATQRQTYGFARYEILAALANGALLTAVTVLIAIEAVKRFMHPELPAAALMAGVAAIGLVVNAAVGITLARGARGNLNVRAALMHVFGDVLGGFAVIVGGIAIAVTGAAWIDPLLSLLVAAIIVVGVLRIAREATDVLLESVPGHVEVPAVRTRIAVVDGVVDVHDLHVWTIGSGAHALSAHVVLDDRKLSEASAIMRAIDAAMHDDFAISHVTVQFECESCDPDTTIVCTQVGSG; encoded by the coding sequence GTGAGCGGACACGCCGGCCACGAGCACGGTCCGAGCACGGGCTCGCCGGGCCGGCTGAAGGTCGCGCTGCTGGCGACGGCCGCCGTGTTCGTGGTCGAGCTGCTGGGCGGCATCCGCTCGGGCTCGCTGGCGCTGCTCTCGGACTCCGCGCACGTCGCGATGGACGTCGTCGCGCTGGGCATCGCGCTGGCGGCCGCGGTGCAGGCGCGCCGGCCGGCGACCCAGCGCCAGACCTACGGGTTCGCGCGCTACGAGATCCTCGCCGCGCTGGCCAACGGCGCGCTGCTGACCGCGGTCACCGTGCTGATCGCGATCGAAGCGGTGAAGCGCTTCATGCACCCCGAGCTGCCCGCGGCCGCGCTGATGGCGGGGGTGGCCGCGATCGGCCTGGTGGTCAATGCCGCGGTCGGCATCACGCTGGCACGCGGCGCGCGCGGCAACCTCAACGTGCGCGCGGCGCTGATGCACGTCTTCGGCGACGTGCTCGGCGGGTTCGCGGTGATCGTCGGCGGCATCGCGATCGCCGTGACCGGCGCGGCCTGGATCGACCCGCTGCTCTCGCTGCTGGTCGCGGCGATCATCGTCGTCGGCGTGCTGCGCATCGCGCGCGAAGCGACCGACGTGCTGCTCGAGAGCGTCCCCGGCCACGTCGAGGTCCCGGCGGTGCGGACGCGCATCGCCGTCGTCGACGGCGTCGTCGACGTGCACGACCTGCACGTCTGGACGATCGGCTCGGGCGCCCACGCCCTCTCGGCCCACGTCGTGCTCGACGACCGCAAGCTCAGCGAGGCCAGCGCGATCATGCGGGCGATCGACGCCGCCATGCACGACGACTTCGCCATCAGCCACGTGACCGTGCAGTTCGAGTGCGAGAGCTGCGACCCCGATACGACGATCGTCTGCACGCAAGTCGGTTCGGGTTAG
- a CDS encoding isoprenylcysteine carboxylmethyltransferase family protein, which yields MNDDTFRSFVFGRRGELLALPAVVLAALGKPSALSIATGLPLAFLGEAVRMWAVGYSGVTTRGDKVTAPRLITAGPYAYVRNPLYVGNLLTAAGFAWAFTGRNRAGTRALLVGGSLAAMLAVYATIVPHEEDYLRQTFGQAFDDYVARVPRIVPLVEPAEPQQGSYDPDVIAKAESRTFATFAAMLGVLALKAARV from the coding sequence GTGAACGACGATACTTTCCGCTCCTTCGTCTTCGGCCGTCGCGGCGAGCTGCTGGCGTTGCCCGCCGTCGTGCTGGCCGCGCTGGGCAAGCCGAGCGCGCTCTCGATCGCGACCGGCTTGCCGCTGGCCTTCCTGGGCGAGGCGGTGCGGATGTGGGCGGTCGGCTACAGCGGGGTGACGACCCGCGGCGACAAGGTCACCGCGCCGCGCTTGATCACGGCGGGGCCGTACGCCTACGTGCGCAACCCGCTCTACGTCGGCAACCTGCTGACCGCGGCCGGCTTCGCCTGGGCCTTCACCGGACGCAACCGCGCCGGCACCCGCGCGCTGCTGGTCGGCGGCTCGTTGGCGGCCATGCTGGCCGTGTACGCCACCATCGTCCCGCACGAGGAAGACTACCTGCGGCAGACCTTCGGTCAGGCGTTCGACGACTACGTGGCGCGCGTGCCGCGCATCGTCCCGCTGGTGGAACCGGCCGAGCCCCAGCAGGGGTCGTACGACCCGGACGTGATCGCCAAAGCCGAGTCCCGAACGTTTGCCACCTTCGCCGCGATGCTGGGCGTGCTCGCGCTCAAGGCCGCGCGCGTGTGA
- a CDS encoding GDP-mannose 4,6-dehydratase, whose translation MRVLVTGAQGFVGRHLVATLRGRGHEVIPADRRAGDDGILVDVTDPLTVRGALELTQPHAVAHLAGQAFVPDAQRDPDATFAVNALGTLHVLDAVRALRDEGRSPRVLVVSSADVYGAQPPGAYPLRETVACAPRNPYAASKVAAEALAMSYVHSYGVDAVITRAFNHIGPGQDERFAVTAFATQLARIAAGGAPQLLVGNLEASRDFLDVRDVCEAYADLLEGTGEAGEVYNVCSGTATTIREVLRALITIAGVPVEVREDPERMRPADVPLSVGDAAKLRGATGWAPRIPLQAALRAVYDDARTRLVHS comes from the coding sequence ATGCGCGTGCTCGTGACGGGCGCGCAGGGGTTCGTCGGACGCCACCTCGTCGCGACCTTGCGCGGCCGCGGCCACGAGGTGATTCCGGCCGACCGCCGCGCCGGCGACGACGGCATCCTCGTCGACGTCACCGATCCGCTGACGGTCCGCGGCGCGCTCGAGCTCACGCAGCCGCACGCGGTCGCGCACCTGGCCGGCCAGGCCTTCGTGCCCGACGCGCAGCGCGACCCCGACGCGACCTTCGCGGTCAACGCGCTCGGCACGCTGCACGTGCTCGACGCCGTGCGCGCGCTGCGCGACGAAGGCCGCTCGCCGCGCGTCCTGGTCGTCAGCAGCGCCGACGTCTACGGCGCGCAGCCGCCGGGCGCGTACCCGCTGCGCGAGACCGTCGCGTGCGCGCCGCGCAACCCCTACGCCGCCAGCAAGGTCGCCGCCGAAGCGCTCGCGATGAGCTACGTGCACTCGTACGGCGTCGACGCCGTCATCACGCGCGCGTTCAACCACATCGGACCCGGGCAGGACGAGCGCTTCGCGGTCACCGCCTTCGCGACGCAGCTGGCCCGCATCGCCGCCGGCGGCGCGCCGCAGCTGCTGGTCGGCAACCTCGAGGCCAGTCGCGACTTTCTCGACGTGCGCGACGTTTGCGAGGCCTACGCCGACCTGCTCGAAGGCACCGGCGAGGCAGGCGAGGTCTACAACGTGTGCAGCGGCACGGCGACGACGATCCGCGAGGTCCTGCGCGCGCTGATCACGATCGCCGGCGTCCCGGTCGAGGTGCGCGAAGACCCGGAGCGAATGCGCCCGGCTGACGTCCCGCTCAGCGTCGGCGACGCCGCGAAGCTGCGCGGCGCGACGGGCTGGGCTCCTCGAATTCCCTTGCAGGCCGCGCTGCGCGCGGTCTACGACGACGCGCGTACGCGCTTGGTGCACTCGTGA
- the gmd gene encoding GDP-mannose 4,6-dehydratase: MPPKTALITGITGQDGSYLAELLLEQGYRVIGMTRRTSTEVHERIEHLVDRVEIVSGDLLDQSSIGTIVAEFRPCEIYNLAAQSFVPASFTQPVLTGEFTALGVTRVLEAVRVIDPTIRFYQASSSEMFGKVQAVPQNETTSFYPRSPYGVAKLYGHWITVNYRESYDLFACSGILFNHESPRRGKEFVTRKISDGVARIKLGLADQLRLGNLDAQRDWGFAGDYVRAMWLMLQQDRPDDYVIATGRTHAVRDFVRLAFAAVDLDWERYVVVDPRYYRPAEVDLLVGDPAKARTMLGWVPAVSFEQLVDQMVRADLDRLRPLVRA; encoded by the coding sequence GTGCCCCCAAAGACCGCGCTGATCACCGGTATCACCGGCCAGGACGGCTCGTACCTCGCCGAGCTGCTGCTGGAGCAGGGCTATCGCGTCATCGGCATGACGCGCCGCACGTCGACCGAAGTGCACGAGCGGATCGAGCACCTGGTCGACCGCGTCGAGATCGTCTCCGGCGACCTGCTCGACCAGAGCTCGATCGGGACGATCGTCGCCGAGTTCCGGCCGTGCGAGATCTACAATCTGGCCGCGCAGTCGTTCGTGCCCGCTTCGTTCACCCAGCCGGTGCTGACCGGCGAGTTCACGGCGCTGGGCGTCACCCGGGTGCTCGAAGCGGTGCGCGTCATCGATCCGACGATCCGCTTCTACCAAGCCTCGAGCTCGGAGATGTTCGGCAAGGTGCAGGCGGTGCCCCAGAACGAGACGACGTCGTTCTATCCGCGCTCGCCGTACGGCGTCGCCAAGCTCTACGGCCATTGGATCACGGTCAACTACCGCGAGTCGTACGACCTGTTCGCGTGCAGCGGAATCCTGTTCAACCACGAGTCTCCGCGGCGCGGCAAGGAGTTCGTCACCCGCAAGATCTCCGACGGCGTCGCGCGGATCAAGCTCGGACTGGCCGACCAGTTGCGCTTGGGCAACCTCGACGCGCAGCGCGACTGGGGTTTCGCCGGCGACTACGTGCGCGCGATGTGGCTGATGCTGCAGCAGGACCGTCCCGACGACTACGTCATCGCGACCGGACGCACGCACGCCGTGCGCGACTTCGTGCGCTTGGCCTTCGCCGCGGTCGACCTGGATTGGGAACGCTACGTCGTCGTCGATCCGCGCTACTACCGGCCGGCCGAAGTCGATCTGCTGGTCGGCGATCCGGCCAAGGCGCGCACGATGCTGGGCTGGGTGCCGGCGGTCTCGTTCGAGCAGCTCGTCGACCAGATGGTCCGGGCGGATCTCGACCGCCTGCGCCCGCTCGTTCGGGCGTGA
- a CDS encoding PilZ domain-containing protein: MLPELLAWFTGKEVNRRKFPRKKKPYRAAYSLDGKSTRAAIGLDISGGGLCILTQEQVPREEFEVRAQIDDRQVRLRAKTVWQDNVQHQGRTVWRYGMRFTGIPADDWDAIIRYTTDKPVAESNKAQEELTTVRMTPDDTARLLPKELQVRLLQMLVDRRRLAPLDERVTPLVQYFYSGIVRHNDKLMHRLVIQSKVVGPESDELYETRFVFDENGQHVQILN, encoded by the coding sequence ATGCTCCCCGAGCTGCTTGCTTGGTTTACCGGTAAGGAAGTAAACCGGCGCAAGTTCCCGCGCAAGAAGAAGCCCTATCGAGCTGCCTATAGCCTCGATGGGAAGTCGACGCGCGCCGCTATCGGGCTCGACATCAGCGGCGGCGGCTTGTGCATTCTGACCCAGGAGCAGGTTCCGCGCGAAGAGTTCGAGGTCCGAGCGCAGATCGACGACCGCCAGGTGCGGCTGCGTGCGAAGACGGTCTGGCAGGACAACGTCCAGCACCAGGGGCGGACGGTCTGGCGCTACGGGATGCGATTCACCGGCATCCCCGCCGACGACTGGGACGCGATCATCCGCTACACGACCGACAAGCCGGTGGCCGAGTCCAACAAGGCGCAGGAAGAGCTGACGACGGTGCGCATGACGCCCGACGACACGGCCCGCCTGCTTCCGAAGGAACTCCAGGTGCGACTCCTGCAGATGTTGGTCGACCGGCGGCGGCTGGCTCCGCTCGACGAGCGCGTCACGCCGCTCGTGCAGTATTTCTACTCGGGGATCGTGCGCCACAACGACAAGCTGATGCACCGCTTGGTGATCCAGTCGAAGGTCGTCGGACCCGAGAGCGACGAGCTGTACGAGACCCGCTTCGTCTTCGACGAGAACGGCCAGCACGTCCAGATCCTGAACTGA
- a CDS encoding sulfotransferase family 2 domain-containing protein, with amino-acid sequence MIVSHRYRFVLLVPWKCASSTVWTRLVAYDESEHERFYDFNAALQRVVHRHLTLADYRALPEASLGYFTAAFVRNPYDRAYSGFRQLLRDRDQQPLVPFRTPWVRSLVVRQLSENAAQLIAAGYDFDAWMASLEEHQVYEIGRNSSLPLHPAHYWTHYAGAQAVDFVGRVEEFEADFELLCRRLGIPIPERTSANVDVAPFPLRPGDYKYTSRMNSASIRRINELFRDDFELLGYPVVSP; translated from the coding sequence ATGATCGTCTCACACCGGTACCGGTTCGTGCTCTTGGTACCGTGGAAGTGCGCGAGCAGTACAGTTTGGACGCGTCTGGTCGCATACGACGAGAGCGAGCACGAGCGGTTCTATGACTTCAATGCGGCGCTCCAGCGGGTCGTTCACCGCCATCTTACCCTCGCGGATTATCGCGCGTTGCCCGAGGCGAGCCTTGGCTACTTCACCGCGGCCTTCGTGCGCAACCCGTACGACCGTGCATACTCCGGCTTTCGTCAGCTGCTGCGCGATCGCGACCAGCAGCCGCTCGTCCCGTTCCGCACACCGTGGGTTCGATCGCTGGTCGTGCGGCAGCTGAGCGAGAACGCCGCTCAGCTGATCGCCGCCGGCTACGACTTCGACGCCTGGATGGCGAGCCTCGAGGAACACCAAGTCTACGAGATCGGGCGCAACAGCAGTCTTCCGCTCCACCCGGCTCACTATTGGACGCACTATGCGGGCGCACAGGCCGTCGACTTCGTCGGCCGGGTCGAGGAGTTCGAGGCTGATTTCGAGCTCCTCTGCCGCCGGCTCGGCATCCCGATTCCCGAACGGACGAGCGCCAACGTCGACGTCGCGCCCTTTCCGCTTCGACCGGGCGACTACAAGTACACCTCACGAATGAACAGCGCGTCGATCCGCCGGATCAATGAGCTGTTCCGCGACGACTTCGAACTGCTCGGCTATCCCGTCGTCAGCCCGTAG
- the rfbD gene encoding dTDP-4-dehydrorhamnose reductase, whose amino-acid sequence MSARRIAIVGASGQLGSALVETFAGRELVTPAHAELAFEDQTAIARFLDEQRPDVLVNCSAFHHVDICEREPERAFAINALAVDAAARACAERGIAFATVSTDYVFDGTLGRAYREDDAAKPRTAYGASKLAGELLARRLGPRHYIVRTSGVFGAAGTSNKGYTLIEKVLQQAERGEPTRMVADMIFSPSYAPHVARAMRDLIDANAYGTHHVTNAGACSWFEFVQCAFRKAGFANARLEPITYASFGNPTQRPMYSPLENTTFAAAGIAPLPAWEDALDDFLAARATRAIAAG is encoded by the coding sequence GTGAGCGCACGCCGAATCGCGATCGTCGGCGCGTCCGGACAGCTGGGGTCGGCGCTCGTCGAGACCTTTGCGGGGCGCGAGCTGGTGACGCCCGCGCACGCCGAGCTTGCATTCGAGGACCAGACCGCGATCGCGCGATTTCTGGACGAGCAGCGCCCCGACGTGCTCGTCAACTGCTCGGCATTCCACCACGTCGACATCTGTGAACGCGAGCCCGAGCGGGCGTTCGCGATCAACGCGCTCGCAGTCGACGCCGCGGCCCGAGCGTGCGCGGAGCGGGGCATCGCGTTCGCGACGGTCAGCACCGACTACGTCTTCGACGGAACGCTCGGGCGCGCATACCGGGAGGACGACGCAGCCAAGCCGCGCACGGCCTACGGCGCCTCGAAGCTCGCCGGCGAGCTGCTGGCGCGCCGGCTCGGGCCGCGGCATTACATCGTGCGAACGAGCGGCGTCTTCGGCGCGGCGGGCACCTCGAACAAGGGCTACACGCTGATCGAGAAAGTCTTGCAGCAGGCTGAGCGCGGTGAGCCGACGCGCATGGTCGCCGACATGATCTTCTCGCCCTCGTACGCGCCTCACGTCGCACGCGCGATGCGCGACCTCATCGACGCGAACGCGTACGGAACGCACCACGTCACCAACGCCGGCGCCTGCTCGTGGTTCGAGTTCGTGCAATGCGCATTTCGCAAGGCTGGTTTCGCGAACGCGCGGCTCGAGCCGATCACGTACGCCTCGTTCGGCAACCCGACGCAGCGGCCGATGTACTCGCCGCTCGAGAACACGACCTTCGCCGCAGCCGGAATTGCACCGCTCCCGGCGTGGGAAGACGCGCTCGACGATTTCCTCGCTGCTCGCGCGACGCGCGCTATCGCCGCCGGGTAG
- a CDS encoding sugar phosphate nucleotidyltransferase, which translates to MKGIVLAGGLGTRLRPLTKVTNKHLLPIYDKPMIYYPLETLCKAGLSEIMIVTGGSNAGDFLRLLGNGRDFGLPHIAYTYQEGEGGIAAALKLCEHFAAGESIIVILGDNIIQDDITPHVQRFVRQSSGCRLLLKEVEDPERFGVAEFAGDRIVGIEEKPAVPKSRHAVTGIYMYDNRVFDYARNLQPSKRGELEITDVNNAYIAAGDCYFDELEGWWTDAGQFESLFRAAQLVAEERQRKLAPT; encoded by the coding sequence GTGAAGGGAATCGTTCTCGCCGGTGGCCTCGGCACGCGACTTCGCCCGCTGACGAAGGTGACCAACAAGCATCTGCTTCCGATCTACGACAAGCCGATGATCTACTATCCGCTCGAGACCTTATGCAAGGCCGGGCTCAGCGAGATCATGATCGTCACCGGCGGCAGTAACGCAGGCGACTTCCTGCGGCTGCTCGGCAACGGCCGTGATTTCGGCCTGCCGCACATCGCCTACACCTACCAGGAAGGCGAGGGCGGAATCGCCGCCGCGCTCAAGCTCTGCGAGCACTTCGCGGCCGGCGAGAGCATCATCGTGATCTTAGGCGACAACATCATCCAAGACGACATCACGCCGCACGTGCAGCGCTTCGTGCGGCAGTCCAGCGGATGCCGCCTGCTGCTCAAGGAGGTCGAGGACCCGGAGCGCTTCGGCGTCGCCGAGTTCGCCGGCGACCGCATCGTCGGGATCGAGGAGAAGCCCGCGGTACCCAAGAGCCGCCACGCGGTGACTGGCATCTACATGTACGATAACCGCGTCTTCGATTACGCGCGCAACCTGCAGCCGTCCAAGCGCGGTGAGCTCGAGATCACCGACGTCAACAACGCCTACATCGCCGCCGGTGACTGCTACTTCGACGAGCTGGAGGGCTGGTGGACCGACGCCGGCCAATTCGAATCGCTGTTCCGTGCCGCGCAGCTGGTGGCGGAGGAGCGCCAGCGGAAGCTGGCGCCGACGTGA